A window of the bacterium genome harbors these coding sequences:
- a CDS encoding DUF58 domain-containing protein gives MIPKEILKKVKRIEIQTRGVVNDVFSGEYHSVFKGRGMEFSEVRDYQLGDDVRTIDWNVTARMGRPFVKIFEEERELTVILLVDVSSSGEFGTVQQMKGEIAAEICALLAFSAIKNNDKVGLVIFTDEVEKFVAPKKGKSHVLRVVREILYHRPKGRGTDIGKALQFLSHITHRRAVVFLVSDFINTDYEKALQIANRRHDIIAISITDPRERELPDVGFIELEDAETGETYLLDTTDPAVRRDIAVRSKENALAREKLFRSIQVDHIDISTQQSYIEPLIRFFRMRAKRFR, from the coding sequence ATGATTCCAAAAGAGATACTGAAAAAGGTCAAACGGATTGAGATCCAGACCCGCGGCGTCGTCAACGACGTCTTCTCCGGCGAATACCACTCGGTGTTCAAAGGGCGCGGCATGGAGTTTTCCGAAGTGCGCGACTATCAGCTCGGGGACGATGTGCGCACCATCGATTGGAACGTTACGGCGCGCATGGGCAGGCCGTTCGTCAAGATCTTTGAGGAAGAGCGCGAGTTGACCGTGATCCTGCTGGTGGACGTGAGCTCCTCCGGTGAATTCGGCACCGTGCAGCAGATGAAGGGAGAGATCGCTGCGGAGATCTGCGCCCTGCTGGCTTTTTCGGCCATCAAGAACAATGATAAAGTCGGTCTGGTTATCTTCACCGATGAGGTGGAAAAATTCGTCGCGCCGAAAAAAGGCAAATCCCACGTGCTGCGCGTGGTTCGCGAGATCCTGTATCACCGCCCCAAGGGCCGTGGCACAGACATCGGCAAAGCACTGCAGTTTTTGTCGCACATCACCCACCGCCGGGCGGTGGTGTTCCTGGTCTCCGATTTTATCAATACGGACTATGAAAAGGCACTGCAGATCGCCAATCGCCGTCACGATATCATCGCCATCAGCATTACCGACCCGCGCGAACGGGAACTGCCCGACGTCGGCTTTATCGAGTTGGAGGATGCAGAGACCGGCGAAACCTATCTGCTCGACACAACGGATCCGGCGGTGCGCCGTGATATCGCCGTGCGCTCTAAAGAGAATGCGCTGGCGCGGGAAAAGCTGTTTCGCTCTATTCAGGTCGATCATATCGACATCAGCACGCAGCAGTCGTATATCGAACCGCTCATCCGCTTTTTCCGCATGCGCGCCAAGCGGTTTCGTTGA